From one Rhizobium lentis genomic stretch:
- a CDS encoding uracil-DNA glycosylase: protein MISANDLSPAELAALLHFHADAGVEWLLEEEAVDRFAEFEAMKAARRPVQAQPERPIAEERPFPAERRASPRASGAARPAPAPGPQPAIPDSEAVQQARFVAEAARSLGELRTAIEAFNGCNLKHSARSTIFASGNAESGIMVIGSAPSAEDDREGTPFSGKSGQLFDKMLAAIGLDRSGVLLTQVIPWRPPGNRPASPAEMDICRPFIERQIALAEPQAILLLGNFAARFFFGDNDTIHGLRGRWREITIANRAIPAIASLHPQDLLTAPVNKRLAWNDLLAFQAKLNSLALLRN from the coding sequence ATGATCTCCGCCAACGACCTTTCCCCCGCCGAGCTTGCGGCGCTTCTGCATTTTCATGCGGATGCCGGCGTGGAATGGCTGCTGGAGGAAGAGGCCGTCGACCGCTTCGCCGAGTTCGAGGCGATGAAGGCGGCGCGCCGCCCGGTGCAGGCGCAGCCGGAACGGCCTATCGCCGAGGAACGCCCCTTCCCGGCGGAGCGCCGAGCATCGCCTCGTGCGAGTGGCGCGGCACGTCCGGCCCCCGCTCCCGGTCCGCAGCCGGCGATCCCGGACAGCGAGGCCGTGCAGCAGGCGCGGTTCGTCGCCGAAGCCGCGCGGTCGCTCGGCGAACTCAGGACCGCGATCGAAGCCTTTAATGGCTGCAACCTCAAGCACAGCGCCCGCTCGACGATCTTTGCCAGCGGCAACGCCGAAAGCGGCATCATGGTGATCGGCTCGGCGCCGAGCGCCGAAGACGATCGTGAAGGCACGCCCTTCTCGGGAAAATCCGGGCAGCTGTTCGACAAGATGCTGGCGGCGATCGGGCTTGACCGATCCGGCGTCCTGCTGACCCAGGTCATTCCCTGGCGGCCGCCCGGCAATCGCCCGGCCTCGCCCGCCGAAATGGACATCTGCCGGCCCTTCATCGAACGGCAGATTGCCTTGGCCGAACCGCAGGCGATCCTGCTGCTTGGCAATTTCGCGGCGCGGTTTTTCTTCGGAGACAACGATACGATTCATGGGCTGCGCGGCCGCTGGCGTGAAATCACCATTGCCAATCGGGCCATCCCCGCCATCGCCAGCCTGCATCCTCAGGATCTGCTGACCGCACCTGTCAACAAAAGGCTCGCATGGAACGATCTGCTGGCCTTTCAAGCGAAGCTTAACTCGCTTGCCTTGCTTAGAAATTAG
- a CDS encoding Hsp70 family protein, with product MAQALGFDFGTTNTVLAMADGGATRSMAFTSTAGTADSMRTALSFMKDAQLGASALKVEAGHAAIRQFIDNPGECRFLQSIKTFAASALFQGTLIFAKRHNFEDLMEIFVRRLRSYAGDNWPSNVSRIVTGRPVHFAGASPDPALATERYNEALSRFGFPEIHYVYEPVAAAFYFAQNLKQDATVLVADFGGGTTDYSLIRFETVAGRLTATPIGHSGVGVAGDHFDYRMIDNIVAPLIGKGSHFKSFDKILEVPSNYYSSFGRWNQLSIFKTTREFEDLKKLVRTSLEPEKLEIFIDLIDHDEGYPLYQAVSATKMALSAADEAPFDFAPLGRGGRRSIKRRDFESWIAEDLARIEGALDEVLEKTETKPAEIDKVFLTGGTSFVPAVRRIFTERFERDRIESGGELLSIAHGLALIGERDDIAQWTVQ from the coding sequence ATGGCTCAGGCGCTGGGTTTCGACTTCGGCACGACGAATACGGTTCTCGCCATGGCGGATGGCGGGGCGACGCGCTCAATGGCGTTCACGAGTACGGCGGGCACGGCGGACAGCATGCGGACGGCACTGTCCTTCATGAAGGATGCCCAGCTCGGCGCTTCGGCGCTGAAGGTCGAGGCAGGCCATGCGGCGATCCGCCAGTTCATCGACAATCCCGGCGAATGCCGTTTTCTCCAGTCGATCAAGACATTCGCGGCAAGCGCCTTGTTCCAGGGCACGCTGATCTTCGCCAAGCGGCACAATTTCGAAGACCTGATGGAGATCTTTGTGCGGCGCCTGCGCAGCTATGCCGGCGACAACTGGCCTTCCAACGTCAGCCGGATCGTCACCGGCCGCCCGGTTCATTTCGCCGGCGCGAGCCCCGATCCGGCGCTCGCGACCGAACGCTATAACGAAGCGCTGTCGCGCTTCGGCTTTCCCGAAATCCATTATGTCTACGAGCCGGTCGCCGCCGCCTTCTATTTCGCGCAGAACCTGAAGCAGGATGCGACCGTGCTGGTCGCCGATTTCGGCGGCGGCACCACCGACTATTCGCTGATCCGCTTCGAGACCGTCGCCGGCAGGCTGACGGCAACGCCGATCGGCCATTCCGGCGTCGGCGTCGCCGGCGATCATTTCGACTATCGGATGATCGACAACATCGTCGCGCCGCTGATCGGAAAGGGAAGCCATTTCAAAAGCTTCGACAAAATCCTCGAAGTGCCCTCCAACTACTATTCCAGCTTCGGCCGCTGGAACCAGCTGTCGATCTTCAAGACGACGCGCGAATTCGAGGATCTGAAGAAGCTGGTGCGCACCAGCCTGGAGCCGGAAAAGCTCGAAATCTTCATCGACCTCATCGACCATGACGAGGGCTATCCGCTCTACCAGGCGGTCTCAGCGACAAAGATGGCGCTATCGGCCGCCGATGAGGCGCCTTTCGACTTCGCGCCGCTCGGCCGCGGCGGACGCCGCAGCATCAAGCGCCGCGACTTCGAAAGCTGGATCGCCGAGGATCTCGCCCGTATCGAAGGTGCGCTCGACGAGGTGCTTGAGAAGACCGAGACGAAGCCTGCGGAGATCGACAAGGTGTTTCTGACCGGCGGCACCTCCTTCGTGCCGGCGGTGCGCCGCATCTTCACCGAGCGCTTCGAGCGCGATCGGATCGAAAGCGGCGGCGAACTCTTGTCGATCGCTCATGGTCTGGCGCTGATCGGCGAACGCGACGACATTGCGCAATGGACTGTGCAGTAA
- a CDS encoding DMT family transporter — translation MHSVLRNPMRGIALKVSSVVVFLAMQTFIKLAGPTIPPGQVTFCRSFFALFPIIAYLAYIGQLRAAFHTTNPVGHLKRGTIGILSMAFGFYGLLHLPLPEAIALGYALPLVAVIFAAVFLGETVRIYRWSAVLVGIVGVAIVSWPKLTLFRDGGMEAEQAVGALCVLLSAVLGGMAMIQVRRLVEEEKTATIVLYFSLTASVFSLASLPFGWLVLPWPSALYLVAAGFCGGVAQILLTESYRHADVSTIAPFEYTSILLGGIVGYFVFGDVPSVTMLIGTVIVVAAGIFIIYREHQLGIEQREARKATTPQA, via the coding sequence AGTCTCGTCGGTCGTGGTCTTCCTGGCCATGCAGACCTTCATCAAGCTGGCCGGTCCGACTATCCCGCCGGGCCAGGTTACCTTCTGCAGGTCCTTCTTCGCGCTGTTTCCGATCATCGCCTATCTCGCCTATATCGGGCAGCTGCGCGCGGCCTTCCACACCACCAACCCGGTCGGCCACCTCAAGCGCGGCACGATCGGTATCCTGTCGATGGCTTTCGGTTTTTACGGCCTTCTGCATCTGCCGCTGCCGGAGGCGATCGCGCTTGGCTATGCCTTGCCGCTGGTCGCCGTCATCTTCGCTGCGGTCTTTCTTGGCGAAACCGTGCGCATCTATCGCTGGAGCGCCGTGCTCGTCGGTATCGTCGGCGTCGCCATCGTCTCCTGGCCGAAACTGACGCTGTTTCGCGACGGCGGCATGGAAGCCGAACAGGCCGTTGGCGCGCTTTGCGTGCTGCTCTCGGCCGTTCTCGGCGGCATGGCGATGATCCAGGTGCGTCGTCTCGTCGAGGAGGAGAAGACGGCGACGATCGTGCTGTATTTCTCGCTCACAGCGTCGGTCTTCTCGCTGGCCTCCCTTCCTTTCGGCTGGCTGGTCCTGCCATGGCCGTCGGCGCTTTATCTTGTCGCCGCCGGCTTTTGCGGCGGCGTGGCGCAGATCCTGCTCACCGAAAGTTACCGCCATGCCGATGTCTCCACCATCGCGCCGTTCGAATACACCTCGATCCTGCTCGGCGGTATCGTCGGCTACTTCGTCTTCGGCGACGTGCCCAGCGTGACCATGCTGATCGGCACCGTCATCGTCGTTGCTGCCGGCATCTTCATCATCTATCGCGAACATCAGCTGGGCATCGAACAACGGGAAGCGCGCAAGGCAACGACACCGCAGGCCTGA